The following coding sequences are from one Streptomyces angustmyceticus window:
- a CDS encoding metallophosphoesterase family protein, whose product MRVHVVSDVHGNSRDLASAGTGADALLCLGDLVLFLDYADHSRGIFPELFGAANASALVELRTARRFEEARALGRRLWGELDRTGVSRESVIEGAVRKQYAELFAAFPTPTYATYGNVDIPRLWPEYAAAGTTVLDGQRVEIGGRVFGFVGGGLSTPMRTPYEIGDEEFAAKVEAVGEVDVLCSHIPPDVPELCYDTVARRFERGSAALLHAIRTARPRYALFGHVHQPLARRVRIGRTECVNVGHFNATGTPYVMEW is encoded by the coding sequence ATGCGAGTGCACGTGGTCAGTGACGTACATGGCAACAGCCGGGACCTCGCGTCGGCCGGAACCGGCGCCGACGCCCTGCTCTGCCTGGGTGACCTGGTCCTCTTCCTCGACTACGCCGACCACTCGCGCGGCATCTTCCCCGAGCTGTTCGGCGCCGCGAACGCGAGCGCCCTCGTCGAACTGCGCACCGCCCGCCGCTTCGAGGAGGCCCGCGCACTGGGCCGCCGGCTGTGGGGCGAACTCGACCGCACGGGCGTGAGCCGGGAGTCGGTCATCGAGGGCGCGGTCCGCAAGCAGTACGCCGAACTCTTCGCGGCCTTCCCCACCCCCACGTACGCCACCTACGGCAACGTCGACATCCCGCGCCTGTGGCCCGAGTACGCCGCGGCCGGCACCACCGTCCTCGACGGCCAGCGCGTGGAGATCGGCGGCCGGGTCTTCGGGTTCGTCGGCGGCGGGCTCAGCACACCGATGCGCACTCCCTACGAGATCGGCGACGAGGAGTTCGCCGCCAAGGTCGAGGCGGTCGGCGAGGTGGACGTGCTGTGCAGCCACATCCCACCGGACGTCCCCGAGCTCTGCTACGACACCGTCGCCCGCCGCTTCGAGCGCGGCAGCGCGGCCCTGCTGCACGCCATCCGCACCGCCCGGCCGCGCTACGCCCTCTTCGGCCATGTGCACCAGCCGCTCGCCCGCCGGGTCCGGATCGGCCGCACGGAATGCGTCAATGTCGGCCATTTCAATGCGACCGGGACGCCCTACGTCATGGAGTGGTGA
- a CDS encoding alpha/beta hydrolase encodes MPLLPGAEPFRRDGGEVGVLVCHGFTGSPQSVRPWAEHLADQGLTVSLPLLPGHGTRWQDLQITTWQDWYAEVDRELRALTERCTSVFVCGLSMGGALALRLAARHGDAVSGVAVVNPANKVHDAAGPLLPVLRHLVRTTKGLTSDIAKPGAEEVGYDRVPLHAAHSVRRFFQQVDSELPGVTQPLLVMTSPQDHVVPPADSERILSRVSSTDVRHTLLERSFHVATLDHDAEQIFRETAAFITRLAPQARADAASEGTAASGGA; translated from the coding sequence GTGCCGCTCCTTCCCGGAGCCGAGCCGTTCCGCCGTGACGGCGGAGAGGTCGGCGTCCTCGTGTGCCACGGCTTCACCGGCTCCCCCCAGTCCGTACGCCCCTGGGCCGAGCATCTGGCCGACCAGGGACTCACGGTCAGTCTGCCGCTGCTGCCCGGTCACGGCACCCGCTGGCAGGACCTGCAGATCACGACCTGGCAGGACTGGTACGCCGAGGTCGACCGCGAGCTGCGGGCGCTGACCGAGCGCTGCACGTCCGTCTTCGTATGCGGCCTGTCGATGGGCGGCGCCCTGGCGCTGCGGCTGGCCGCCCGGCACGGCGACGCCGTCAGCGGCGTGGCCGTGGTCAACCCCGCCAACAAGGTCCACGACGCGGCCGGGCCGCTGCTGCCGGTGCTGCGCCACCTCGTCCGCACGACCAAGGGGCTGACGAGCGACATCGCCAAGCCCGGCGCCGAGGAGGTCGGCTACGACCGGGTGCCGCTGCACGCCGCGCACTCGGTGCGCCGCTTCTTCCAGCAGGTCGACTCCGAACTCCCTGGCGTCACCCAGCCGTTGCTGGTGATGACCAGCCCGCAGGACCACGTCGTCCCGCCCGCGGACTCCGAACGCATCCTGAGCCGGGTGTCCTCGACCGACGTCCGGCACACGCTCCTGGAGCGCAGCTTCCACGTCGCCACCCTCGACCACGACGCGGAGCAGATCTTCCGGGAGACGGCCGCCTTCATCACCCGCCTCGCGCCGCAGGCGCGGGCGGACGCGGCGTCGGAGGGGACGGCTGCCAGTGGCGGAGCGTAG
- a CDS encoding endonuclease/exonuclease/phosphatase family protein: MIPLPDSRTEPDGTAVIRVLSYNIRSMRDDRAALARVIRACAPDLVLVQEAPRFFRWRKAAEKLARAAGLVYVTGGGTTAGPMILSTLRAHVERTEDVLLPRTPGLHQRGFAIAVVRIGGARLGVLSCHLSLAAGERAEQAGLLLERLAALGVPYAVAGGDVNERPEGRGFRRLAGALTDAWAERPWGGELTSTPHDPRQRIDAIFTTPGVEVLGCGVPHGLPGVRESDLRAATDHLPVLAALRVPAGG, translated from the coding sequence TTGATCCCGCTGCCCGACTCCCGCACCGAGCCCGACGGCACGGCCGTGATCCGGGTGCTCAGCTACAACATCCGCTCGATGCGCGACGACCGGGCGGCGCTGGCCCGGGTGATCCGGGCCTGCGCCCCCGACCTCGTGCTGGTCCAGGAGGCTCCGCGGTTCTTCCGCTGGCGCAAGGCCGCCGAGAAGCTCGCCCGCGCGGCCGGTCTGGTGTACGTCACCGGCGGCGGCACGACCGCGGGCCCGATGATCCTGTCCACCCTGCGCGCCCATGTGGAGCGCACCGAGGACGTCCTGCTGCCCCGCACCCCCGGACTGCACCAGCGCGGATTCGCCATCGCGGTGGTGCGCATCGGCGGGGCCCGGCTCGGCGTGCTCAGCTGCCATCTGAGCCTCGCCGCCGGGGAGCGGGCCGAGCAGGCCGGGCTGCTGCTGGAGCGGCTGGCGGCCCTGGGCGTGCCGTACGCCGTCGCCGGCGGCGACGTCAACGAGCGGCCGGAGGGCCGCGGTTTCCGCCGGCTGGCGGGGGCGCTCACCGACGCCTGGGCGGAGCGGCCGTGGGGCGGGGAGCTCACCTCCACGCCCCACGACCCGCGTCAGCGGATCGACGCGATCTTCACCACGCCGGGCGTGGAGGTGCTCGGCTGCGGTGTGCCGCACGGTCTGCCGGGAGTGCGGGAGAGCGACCTCAGGGCCGCGACGGACCACCTGCCGGTGCTGGCCGCGCTGCGGGTGCCGGCCGGGGGCTGA
- a CDS encoding 6-phosphofructokinase → MRVGVLTGGGDCPGLNAVIRGIVRKGTQEYGYEFVGFRDGWRGPLEGDTVTLDIPAVRGILPRGGTVLGSSRTNPFKERDGVRRIKETLAKEEVEALIAIGGEDTLGVAARLSGEHAVPCVGVPKTIDNDLSATDYTFGFDTAVGVATEAIDRLHTTAESHMRVLVVEVMGRHAGWIALHSGLAGGANVILIPEQRFDIEQVCRWIESRFKVRYAPIVVVAEGAMPKDGQMVLKDDSTDSFGHVRLSGVGEWLAKEIEARTGKEARTTVLGHTQRGGTPSAFDRWLATRFGLHAIDAVRDGDFGKMVALRGTDIVRVPIAEATAKLKTVDPALYAEAGVFFG, encoded by the coding sequence ATGCGGGTCGGAGTACTGACCGGCGGCGGCGACTGCCCCGGTCTGAACGCAGTGATCAGGGGCATCGTCCGCAAGGGCACCCAGGAGTACGGGTACGAGTTCGTCGGCTTCCGGGACGGCTGGCGCGGGCCGCTGGAGGGCGACACGGTCACGTTGGACATCCCGGCGGTGCGCGGCATCCTGCCCCGCGGCGGCACCGTCCTCGGCTCCTCGCGGACCAACCCGTTCAAGGAACGCGACGGCGTCCGCCGGATCAAGGAGACGCTCGCCAAGGAGGAGGTCGAGGCGCTGATCGCGATCGGCGGCGAGGACACCCTCGGCGTCGCCGCCCGGCTCTCCGGCGAACACGCCGTCCCCTGCGTCGGCGTCCCCAAGACCATCGACAACGACCTGTCGGCCACCGACTACACCTTCGGCTTCGACACCGCCGTCGGCGTCGCCACCGAGGCCATCGACCGGCTGCACACCACCGCCGAGTCCCACATGCGGGTGCTCGTCGTCGAGGTGATGGGCCGGCACGCCGGCTGGATCGCGCTGCACTCCGGCCTCGCCGGCGGGGCGAACGTCATCCTCATCCCGGAGCAGCGCTTCGACATCGAGCAGGTCTGCCGGTGGATCGAGTCCCGCTTCAAGGTCCGCTACGCCCCGATCGTGGTCGTCGCCGAGGGCGCCATGCCCAAGGACGGGCAGATGGTCCTCAAGGACGACTCCACCGACTCCTTCGGGCACGTCCGGCTGTCCGGGGTGGGGGAGTGGCTGGCCAAGGAGATCGAGGCGCGCACCGGCAAGGAGGCGCGCACCACGGTCCTCGGGCACACCCAGCGCGGCGGCACGCCCAGCGCCTTCGACCGCTGGCTGGCCACCCGCTTCGGGCTGCACGCCATCGACGCGGTGCGCGACGGCGATTTCGGGAAGATGGTCGCGCTGCGCGGCACGGACATCGTCCGGGTGCCGATCGCGGAGGCCACCGCCAAGCTCAAGACCGTCGATCCGGCGCTCTACGCCGAGGCCGGCGTGTTCTTCGGCTGA
- a CDS encoding 2-hydroxyacid dehydrogenase, giving the protein MEIVAFGVQADERPFLDRAFAGRHQVRSLDVFLDRDTAPIAHGYEIVSSSVNADLGAEVLQTLAAGGTKLIAQRSTGFNNIDLRAAADLGLSVGRVSCYSPHAVAEFAWALALAVNRRLVRATHRTRDFDFRLDGLMGRDLYGRTAGVLGTGRIGEAFTRIAHGFGMNLLGWDLVENPRCTALGMTYVPRERLFAEADLISLHLPLVDGTRRVVDAAALAAMKDDAVLVNSSRGGLVDTAALVETLKAGRLTGVGLDVYEEEAKFFFVDKSLDIVDDDTLARLMTFGNVLVTSHQAYFTADAVGQIVEATVANVEDHLAHRTNENMLVTRGQLPATAR; this is encoded by the coding sequence GTGGAGATCGTCGCCTTCGGGGTGCAGGCCGATGAGCGGCCGTTCCTGGACCGGGCCTTCGCCGGCCGGCACCAGGTCCGCAGTCTCGATGTCTTCCTCGACCGCGACACCGCGCCCATCGCGCACGGCTACGAGATCGTCAGCTCCAGCGTCAACGCCGATCTGGGCGCGGAGGTCCTGCAGACCCTCGCGGCCGGCGGCACCAAGCTGATCGCCCAGCGCTCCACCGGCTTCAACAACATCGATCTGCGGGCCGCGGCCGACCTCGGCCTGAGCGTCGGCCGGGTCTCCTGCTACTCCCCGCACGCGGTCGCCGAGTTCGCCTGGGCCCTCGCGCTGGCCGTCAACCGGCGGCTGGTCCGGGCCACCCACCGCACCCGCGACTTCGACTTCCGGCTGGACGGCCTGATGGGCCGGGATCTGTACGGGCGGACGGCGGGGGTGCTCGGCACCGGCAGGATCGGCGAGGCGTTCACCCGGATCGCCCACGGCTTCGGGATGAACCTGCTGGGCTGGGACCTCGTGGAGAACCCGCGCTGCACCGCGCTGGGCATGACGTACGTCCCCCGCGAGCGGCTGTTCGCCGAGGCCGACCTGATCTCCCTGCACCTCCCGCTGGTGGACGGGACCCGGCGGGTCGTCGACGCCGCCGCGCTGGCCGCGATGAAGGACGACGCGGTCCTGGTCAACTCCAGCCGCGGCGGGCTCGTCGACACCGCGGCCCTCGTCGAGACGCTCAAGGCCGGCCGGCTCACCGGGGTCGGCCTGGACGTCTACGAGGAGGAGGCGAAGTTCTTCTTCGTCGACAAGTCCCTGGACATCGTCGACGACGACACCCTCGCCCGCCTGATGACCTTCGGGAACGTGCTGGTCACCTCGCACCAGGCGTACTTCACCGCGGACGCGGTCGGCCAGATCGTCGAGGCCACCGTGGCCAACGTCGAGGACCACCTGGCCCACCGCACCAACGAGAACATGCTGGTCACACGAGGACAGCTGCCAGCAACTGCGCGGTGA
- a CDS encoding response regulator, whose product MVVDDHPMWRDAVARDLAAAGCEVVATAGDGLQAVRRAQAAGPEVLVLDLNLPGMPGVRVCQELVGANPALRVLVLSASGEHADVLEAVKSGATGYLLKSASTEELLDAVRRTAAGDAVFTPGLAGLVLGEYRRLATEPAPATPDEAGAPQLTDRETEVLRLVAKGLSYKQIAERLVISHRTVQNHVQNTLGKLQLHNRVELVRYAIERGLDEA is encoded by the coding sequence ATGGTGGTCGACGACCACCCCATGTGGCGGGACGCGGTCGCCCGGGACCTGGCGGCGGCCGGCTGCGAGGTGGTCGCCACCGCCGGCGACGGACTCCAGGCGGTGCGCAGGGCGCAGGCCGCCGGGCCCGAGGTGCTGGTCCTGGACCTCAACCTGCCCGGGATGCCCGGCGTGCGGGTGTGCCAGGAACTGGTCGGCGCCAATCCGGCGCTGCGGGTGCTGGTGCTGTCCGCGAGCGGTGAGCACGCCGACGTCCTGGAGGCGGTCAAGTCCGGGGCGACCGGCTATCTGCTGAAGTCGGCGAGCACCGAGGAACTCCTCGACGCGGTGCGGCGCACGGCCGCGGGCGACGCGGTGTTCACCCCGGGCCTGGCCGGTCTGGTGCTCGGCGAGTACCGCAGGCTGGCGACCGAGCCGGCCCCCGCGACGCCGGACGAGGCGGGCGCGCCGCAGCTGACGGACCGGGAGACCGAGGTGCTGCGCCTGGTGGCCAAGGGCCTCTCGTACAAGCAGATCGCCGAACGGCTGGTCATCTCGCACCGCACGGTGCAGAACCACGTCCAGAACACCCTCGGCAAGCTGCAGTTGCACAACCGCGTCGAGCTGGTGCGGTACGCGATAGAGCGCGGCCTCGACGAGGCATGA
- the macS gene encoding MacS family sensor histidine kinase, with the protein MAARRHGTRPPKALRMSVELPLWRALTGYRILTLVYTACLVALSYRRYAHPLGAAAYMGVLTVWMVLTWRCTTSAERCTRRFLVADLGFAIGGILLTLVVDTHARIMGGGPTLPSIWTAGAVLGFAIKGGWRWAAVASTVVAVANLVERQELARDTIHNVVLVWVASVGLGYVVEVARSSERTLARALQIDAATRERERLARDIHDSVLQVLAMVQRRGAEIGGEAGELGRMAGEQEVALRTLVAGGLVPPPGIRPGGSASGVPRQAGEGAGEGAAVPAGAAPAGDDAGPCDVRALLAPFAGAGVTFSEPGAPVALPPAAAAELAAAVSAALDNVRVHAGAGAHAWILVEDEPHAVVVTVRDDGPGIPEGRLADAEREGRLGVALSIRGRLRDLGGGAEWISVPGQGTEVELTVPKGTAPEGGRRGKAGA; encoded by the coding sequence ATGGCCGCCCGGCGCCATGGCACACGCCCGCCGAAGGCGCTGCGGATGTCCGTCGAGCTCCCGCTGTGGCGCGCGCTCACCGGCTACCGGATCCTCACCCTCGTCTACACCGCGTGCCTGGTCGCGCTCTCCTACCGGCGGTACGCCCATCCGCTGGGCGCCGCCGCCTACATGGGCGTGCTCACCGTCTGGATGGTGCTGACCTGGCGCTGCACCACCTCGGCGGAGCGCTGCACCCGGCGGTTCCTGGTCGCCGACCTCGGCTTCGCGATCGGCGGCATCCTGCTGACGCTGGTGGTCGACACCCACGCCCGCATCATGGGCGGCGGGCCGACGCTGCCGTCCATCTGGACGGCGGGCGCGGTCCTGGGCTTCGCGATCAAGGGCGGCTGGCGCTGGGCCGCGGTGGCCTCCACCGTCGTGGCGGTGGCCAATCTCGTCGAGCGCCAGGAGCTGGCCCGCGACACCATCCACAACGTGGTGCTGGTGTGGGTGGCCAGCGTCGGCCTGGGCTACGTCGTCGAGGTGGCCCGCTCCAGCGAGCGCACCCTCGCCCGCGCCCTGCAGATCGATGCCGCCACCCGCGAGCGGGAGCGGCTGGCCCGCGACATCCACGACAGCGTGCTCCAGGTGCTGGCGATGGTGCAGCGGCGCGGTGCCGAGATCGGCGGAGAGGCCGGCGAACTGGGCCGGATGGCCGGGGAGCAGGAGGTCGCGCTGCGGACCCTGGTCGCCGGCGGGCTGGTCCCGCCGCCCGGGATCCGGCCCGGCGGGTCGGCGAGCGGGGTGCCGCGTCAGGCCGGCGAGGGCGCGGGCGAAGGCGCCGCGGTGCCCGCCGGGGCCGCGCCGGCGGGCGACGACGCCGGACCGTGCGACGTCCGGGCCCTGCTCGCGCCGTTCGCGGGCGCCGGTGTCACCTTCTCCGAGCCCGGCGCCCCGGTCGCGCTGCCGCCCGCGGCGGCGGCCGAACTCGCGGCCGCCGTCAGTGCCGCGCTGGACAATGTACGGGTGCACGCGGGGGCCGGTGCCCACGCCTGGATCCTGGTGGAGGACGAACCGCACGCGGTGGTCGTGACGGTCCGCGACGACGGCCCCGGCATCCCCGAGGGCCGGCTCGCGGACGCCGAGCGGGAGGGCCGCCTGGGGGTGGCCCTGTCGATCCGCGGCAGGCTGCGGGACCTGGGCGGCGGCGCGGAGTGGATCTCCGTCCCCGGCCAGGGCACGGAAGTGGAGTTGACGGTCCCCAAGGGCACCGCGCCCGAGGGCGGACGACGGGGGAAGGCGGGCGCGTGA
- a CDS encoding ROK family glucokinase, with protein MGLTIGVDIGGTKIAAGVVDEEGSILETCKVPTPHATEALTEAIAEAVRTVGAGHHVEAVGIGAAGYVDEKRATVLFAPNIDWRHEPLKDKVEQRVGLPVVVENDANAAAWGEYKFGAGQGHSDVICITLGTGLGGGIIIGNKLRRGRFGVAAEFGHIRVVPDGLLCGCGNQGCWEQYASGRALLRYARQRAFATPENAQILLSLGDGTSEGIEGRHVSEAARQGDPVAIDSFRELARWAGAGLADLASLFDPSAFIVGGGVSDEGELVLGPIRKSFRRWLVGNQWRPHAQVLAAQLGGKAGLVGAADLARQG; from the coding sequence ATGGGACTCACCATCGGCGTCGACATCGGCGGCACGAAGATCGCGGCCGGCGTGGTCGACGAAGAGGGCTCGATCCTTGAGACGTGCAAGGTGCCGACTCCGCATGCCACCGAAGCGCTGACCGAGGCCATCGCGGAGGCGGTGCGCACCGTCGGCGCGGGCCATCACGTCGAGGCCGTCGGCATCGGCGCCGCCGGCTACGTCGACGAGAAGCGGGCCACGGTCCTGTTCGCGCCGAACATCGACTGGCGCCACGAACCGCTCAAGGACAAGGTCGAGCAGCGCGTCGGCCTCCCCGTGGTCGTCGAGAACGACGCCAACGCCGCGGCCTGGGGCGAGTACAAGTTCGGCGCCGGCCAGGGGCACAGCGACGTCATCTGCATCACCCTCGGCACCGGCCTGGGCGGCGGCATCATCATCGGCAACAAGCTGCGCCGCGGCCGCTTCGGCGTCGCCGCCGAGTTCGGGCACATCCGGGTCGTCCCCGACGGCCTGCTGTGCGGCTGCGGCAACCAGGGCTGCTGGGAGCAGTACGCCTCCGGCCGCGCCCTGCTGCGCTACGCCCGCCAGCGGGCCTTCGCCACCCCCGAGAACGCCCAGATCCTGCTGTCGCTCGGCGACGGCACCTCCGAGGGCATCGAGGGCCGGCACGTGAGCGAGGCCGCCCGCCAGGGCGACCCGGTCGCCATCGACTCGTTCCGCGAACTGGCCCGTTGGGCCGGCGCCGGCCTCGCCGACCTCGCGTCGCTCTTCGACCCGTCGGCCTTCATTGTCGGCGGGGGCGTCTCGGACGAGGGCGAACTCGTCCTCGGCCCGATCCGCAAGTCCTTCCGCCGCTGGCTGGTCGGCAACCAGTGGCGGCCGCACGCCCAGGTGCTCGCCGCCCAGCTCGGCGGCAAGGCCGGACTGGTCGGCGCGGCCGACCTGGCGCGCCAGGGCTGA
- a CDS encoding SRPBCC family protein, with translation MAEHTSSSITIEAAPADVMGVIADFDRYPEWTGEVKEAEVLEKDDHGRAAQVRLLLDAGAIKDDHTLAYTWTGANEVSWSLVKSQMLRALDGSYRLAALDNGTRTEVTYQLTVDVKIPMLGMIKRKAEKVIIDRALAGLKKRVESGPAGHAAGAADATASADEAKKL, from the coding sequence ATGGCCGAACACACCAGCTCGAGCATCACGATCGAGGCGGCACCCGCCGACGTGATGGGAGTGATCGCCGACTTTGACCGCTATCCGGAGTGGACCGGCGAGGTCAAAGAGGCAGAGGTCCTGGAGAAGGACGACCACGGCCGCGCCGCGCAGGTGCGCCTGCTGCTGGACGCCGGAGCGATCAAGGACGACCACACCCTCGCCTACACCTGGACCGGCGCGAACGAGGTCAGCTGGTCCCTGGTCAAGTCCCAGATGCTGCGCGCCCTCGACGGCTCCTACCGCCTCGCCGCGCTGGACAACGGCACGCGCACCGAGGTGACGTACCAGCTCACCGTCGACGTCAAGATCCCGATGCTCGGCATGATCAAGCGCAAGGCGGAGAAGGTCATCATCGACCGCGCGCTGGCCGGGCTGAAGAAGCGCGTCGAGAGCGGTCCCGCCGGCCACGCCGCGGGCGCCGCCGACGCGACCGCTTCCGCCGACGAGGCCAAGAAGCTCTGA
- a CDS encoding ArsA family ATPase yields MRTVLVTGPGGAGRTTLAAATALAGARRGARALLLTTESSAPETVLGTPLGADAPTPIAPGLHALRIDSGDRFRQEFLAFQERAAAALDLLGAGPLDEDELTELPGSEDFALLQALRAEHASDDWDLIVVDMPPAAETIRLLALPAQVRRYLRRLLPPERQAARALRPVLAQLAGVPMPAQKLYDAAERWERELAAVQRTIDDPGTSVRLVTDAGPVAAANLRATRAGLALHGRRTDGLVVNRLLPTGSADPFLAALSGSQQTALKALREEFPDLPVHEVAHLGRDPRGADELDGLLDGPAGEAGPAAPADGPRPDPWTVEDRLAADGILVWRVPLPGAERKGLGLVRRGDEIVVSVGRFRRIRTLPSALRRCTVSGAGLRDGVLEIRFTPDPALWPQSD; encoded by the coding sequence GTGCGCACCGTCCTCGTCACGGGCCCCGGCGGCGCGGGCCGCACCACGCTCGCCGCCGCCACCGCCCTGGCGGGCGCCCGCCGGGGCGCTCGTGCACTCCTGCTCACCACCGAGAGCAGCGCCCCGGAAACGGTCCTGGGCACGCCGCTCGGCGCCGACGCCCCCACCCCGATAGCACCGGGCCTGCACGCCCTGCGCATCGATTCCGGCGACCGCTTCCGCCAGGAGTTCCTGGCCTTCCAGGAGCGGGCCGCCGCGGCCCTCGACCTGCTCGGCGCCGGCCCCCTCGACGAGGACGAACTCACCGAACTCCCCGGCTCCGAGGACTTCGCGCTGCTGCAGGCGCTGCGCGCCGAACACGCCTCGGACGACTGGGACCTGATCGTCGTCGACATGCCCCCGGCCGCCGAGACGATCCGGCTGCTCGCCCTGCCGGCCCAGGTCCGCCGCTATCTGCGCCGGCTGCTGCCGCCCGAGCGCCAGGCGGCCCGCGCGCTGCGCCCGGTGCTCGCCCAGCTCGCCGGCGTCCCGATGCCGGCCCAGAAGCTCTACGACGCCGCCGAGCGCTGGGAGCGCGAACTCGCCGCCGTCCAGAGGACGATCGACGACCCCGGCACATCCGTGCGCCTGGTCACCGACGCCGGACCGGTCGCCGCCGCCAACCTGCGCGCGACCCGCGCCGGCCTGGCGCTGCACGGCCGGCGCACCGACGGCCTGGTCGTCAACCGGCTGCTGCCCACCGGCTCGGCGGACCCGTTCCTCGCCGCGCTCTCCGGCAGCCAGCAGACCGCCCTCAAGGCGCTGCGCGAGGAGTTCCCCGACCTCCCCGTCCACGAGGTGGCGCACCTGGGCCGCGACCCGCGGGGCGCCGACGAGCTGGACGGGCTGCTCGACGGGCCGGCCGGCGAGGCCGGCCCCGCGGCGCCCGCCGACGGGCCCCGCCCCGACCCCTGGACCGTCGAGGACCGGCTGGCGGCCGACGGCATCCTCGTCTGGCGGGTGCCGCTGCCCGGCGCCGAGCGCAAGGGCCTCGGCCTGGTGCGCCGCGGCGACGAGATCGTGGTCAGCGTCGGCCGCTTCCGGCGGATCCGCACCCTCCCCTCCGCGCTGCGCCGCTGCACCGTCTCCGGCGCCGGACTGCGCGACGGCGTCCTGGAGATCCGCTTCACCCCGGATCCCGCGCTGTGGCCGCAGAGCGACTGA
- a CDS encoding lysophospholipid acyltransferase family protein — protein MKFSIGGSLKLAFRPWVEGIENIPAEGPAILASNHLSFSDSFFLPAVLDRKVTFIAKSEYFTSPGVKGKLTAAFFKGVGQLPVDRSGGRGAGEAAIKSGIEVLERGELFGIYPEGTRSPDGRLYRGKPGGLARVALATGAPVIPVAMIDTEKVQPPGKIVPKMIRPGIRIGKPLDFTRYQGMEGDRFILRSVTDEVMYEIMKLSGQEYVDIYATAAKRQIADAAKAEAAQAEERKKAEAERAKKAAAE, from the coding sequence ATGAAGTTTTCCATCGGCGGGTCGCTGAAGCTTGCCTTCAGGCCCTGGGTGGAAGGCATCGAGAACATCCCCGCCGAGGGCCCGGCGATCCTCGCGAGCAACCACCTGTCCTTCTCGGACTCGTTCTTCCTGCCCGCGGTGCTCGACCGCAAGGTCACCTTCATCGCGAAGTCCGAGTACTTCACCTCCCCGGGGGTCAAGGGCAAGCTGACGGCCGCGTTCTTCAAGGGCGTGGGCCAGCTCCCGGTGGACCGCTCGGGCGGCCGGGGCGCGGGCGAGGCGGCGATCAAGAGCGGCATCGAAGTGCTGGAGCGCGGCGAGCTGTTCGGCATCTACCCGGAGGGCACCCGCTCGCCGGACGGCCGGCTCTACCGCGGCAAGCCGGGCGGCCTGGCGCGGGTGGCGCTGGCCACCGGGGCGCCGGTCATCCCCGTGGCGATGATCGACACCGAGAAGGTGCAGCCGCCCGGGAAGATCGTGCCGAAGATGATCCGGCCGGGCATCCGCATCGGCAAGCCGCTGGACTTCACCCGCTACCAGGGCATGGAGGGCGACCGCTTCATCCTGCGGTCGGTCACCGACGAGGTCATGTACGAGATCATGAAGCTCTCCGGCCAGGAGTACGTCGACATCTACGCGACGGCGGCCAAGCGGCAGATCGCCGACGCGGCGAAGGCCGAGGCGGCACAGGCCGAGGAGCGGAAGAAGGCCGAGGCGGAGCGGGCCAAGAAGGCGGCCGCCGAATAA
- a CDS encoding DUF5304 domain-containing protein, translating to MSDATEPADRRAEPDADAWETACAEDLAEEKARHRAAHGPQPGSAAEELRKLADAVTDKLAGIQLPGALGGIAAQGAVSQLFKQAKAAVEPVIERNPDLFDHLAAAGSELLAAYRSAVESSERRWTRDDSAERPAAGRGDDPRDDDGPTGTERIDLD from the coding sequence ATGAGTGATGCCACCGAGCCCGCCGACCGCAGGGCCGAGCCGGATGCCGACGCCTGGGAGACGGCCTGCGCCGAGGACCTCGCCGAGGAGAAGGCCCGGCACCGCGCCGCCCACGGCCCGCAGCCGGGCAGCGCGGCCGAGGAGCTGCGCAAGCTCGCCGACGCGGTGACCGACAAGCTCGCCGGCATCCAGCTTCCCGGGGCGCTGGGCGGCATCGCCGCGCAGGGCGCCGTCAGTCAGCTGTTCAAGCAGGCGAAGGCCGCCGTCGAGCCGGTCATCGAGCGCAACCCCGACCTCTTCGACCACCTCGCCGCGGCCGGCTCCGAGCTGCTCGCCGCCTACCGCTCCGCCGTCGAGAGCAGCGAGCGCCGCTGGACCCGCGACGACTCCGCCGAGCGGCCCGCCGCCGGCCGCGGCGACGACCCGCGCGACGACGACGGTCCCACCGGCACCGAACGGATCGATCTCGACTGA